The Montipora capricornis isolate CH-2021 chromosome 6, ASM3666992v2, whole genome shotgun sequence genome has a window encoding:
- the LOC138051180 gene encoding uncharacterized protein isoform X2 → MGGTESSLNGAETDAQETEGGMETGCEQGTRETIQSKPDTKQDSKATGSVQEKNKMTDKPQNGKNRALLPATRRVVSQVNVMKTLLASYKRNTDFKSEYVTIEFAKRPEDRAIDMGFLLHGGVDCSIVPGDSGIFVKHVVAGSVADRKLSPGDRILSINGLNVTKVKLTCAQQAVRRAQGMVRLYIKKAPNRQKIIFEAIKKENRRDSSPFSDEDIEANRKIKFTEFLRIMASLIVDEARVEHGLDTIRVFDSEERGYINSAELETALRCMPGSRQVTDNELQEILQLVDPDGDGKINIPDFKRLVDHQENVK, encoded by the exons ATG GGAGGTACTGAATCCTCTCTGAATGGAGCTGAGACCGATGCTCAAGAAACAGAGGGAGGAATGGAAACTGGCTGTGAGCAGGGCACTCGGGAG ACGATCCAATCCAAACCTGACACAAAGCAGGACTCCAAGGCAACAGGATCTGTCCAAGAGAAGAACAAAATGACTGACAAACCGCAGAATGGGAAGAATCGAGCACTGCTGCCTGCCACAAGACGAGTGGTTTCACAAGTAAATGTTATGAAAACCTTGCTGGCATCATACAAACGAAACACTGATTTCAAATCTGAATACGTCACGATTGAATTTGCAAAACGCCCAGAAG ATCGTGCAATAGACATGGGCTTCTTATTACACGGAGGAGTTGATTGTTCAATCGTCCCTGGCGATTCGGGAATTTTTGTCAAACACGTAGTCGCTGGCAGTGTCGCGGATAGAAAGTTAAGTCCTGGGGACAGGATTTTGTCG ATAAATGGACTTAACGTCACAAAAGTAAAATTGACATGCGCACAACAAGCAGTGAGGAGGGCTCAAGGAATGGTCAGACTTTATATCAAGAAAGCACCTAACAGACAG AAAATTATCTTCGAGgcaattaaaaaggaaaaccgaCGAGATTCTTCACCTTTCAGCGACGAGGATATTGAAG CAAACCGAAAGATAAAGTTCACGGAGTTTTTAAGAATAATGGCATCCTTGATAGTGGACGAGGCACGCGTAGAGCATGGGCTTGACACCATCCGGGTCTTTGACTCAGAGGAGCGAGGCTACATTAATTCTGCAGAGCTGGAAACAGCGTTGAGATGTATGCCGGGAAGTAGGCAGGTAACAGACAATGAACTGCAGGAAATCCTACAACTTGTGGACCCTGATGGAGACGGGAAGATAAATATTCCAG ACTTCAAGAGGCTCGTCGACCATCAGGAGAAcgtaaaataa
- the LOC138051180 gene encoding uncharacterized protein isoform X1 yields MGGTESSLNGAETDAQETEGGMETGCEQGTRETIQSKPDTKQDSKATGSVQEKNKMTDKPQNGKNRALLPATRRVVSQVNVMKTLLASYKRNTDFKSEYVTIEFAKRPEDRAIDMGFLLHGGVDCSIVPGDSGIFVKHVVAGSVADRKLSPGDRILSINGLNVTKVKLTCAQQAVRRAQGMVRLYIKKAPNRQKIIFEAIKKENRRDSSPFSDEDIEDYEDAFSVYDVKGKGNIRVNDVFPLIRSLGHNPLEAAVWCYMNELGLTANRKIKFTEFLRIMASLIVDEARVEHGLDTIRVFDSEERGYINSAELETALRCMPGSRQVTDNELQEILQLVDPDGDGKINIPDFKRLVDHQENVK; encoded by the exons ATG GGAGGTACTGAATCCTCTCTGAATGGAGCTGAGACCGATGCTCAAGAAACAGAGGGAGGAATGGAAACTGGCTGTGAGCAGGGCACTCGGGAG ACGATCCAATCCAAACCTGACACAAAGCAGGACTCCAAGGCAACAGGATCTGTCCAAGAGAAGAACAAAATGACTGACAAACCGCAGAATGGGAAGAATCGAGCACTGCTGCCTGCCACAAGACGAGTGGTTTCACAAGTAAATGTTATGAAAACCTTGCTGGCATCATACAAACGAAACACTGATTTCAAATCTGAATACGTCACGATTGAATTTGCAAAACGCCCAGAAG ATCGTGCAATAGACATGGGCTTCTTATTACACGGAGGAGTTGATTGTTCAATCGTCCCTGGCGATTCGGGAATTTTTGTCAAACACGTAGTCGCTGGCAGTGTCGCGGATAGAAAGTTAAGTCCTGGGGACAGGATTTTGTCG ATAAATGGACTTAACGTCACAAAAGTAAAATTGACATGCGCACAACAAGCAGTGAGGAGGGCTCAAGGAATGGTCAGACTTTATATCAAGAAAGCACCTAACAGACAG AAAATTATCTTCGAGgcaattaaaaaggaaaaccgaCGAGATTCTTCACCTTTCAGCGACGAGGATATTGAAG ATTACGAAGATGCCTTCTCCGTATACGACGTCAAGGGAAAAGGAAATATCAGAGTCAACGATGTATTTCCTCTGATTCGTTCACTTGGTCACAATCCCCTTGAAGCCGCGGTCTGGTGTTACATGAATGAACTGGGACTCACAG CAAACCGAAAGATAAAGTTCACGGAGTTTTTAAGAATAATGGCATCCTTGATAGTGGACGAGGCACGCGTAGAGCATGGGCTTGACACCATCCGGGTCTTTGACTCAGAGGAGCGAGGCTACATTAATTCTGCAGAGCTGGAAACAGCGTTGAGATGTATGCCGGGAAGTAGGCAGGTAACAGACAATGAACTGCAGGAAATCCTACAACTTGTGGACCCTGATGGAGACGGGAAGATAAATATTCCAG ACTTCAAGAGGCTCGTCGACCATCAGGAGAAcgtaaaataa